The Gemmobacter aquarius genome contains the following window.
AAGAAAAAGAAGCGCCGGTTCGCCATGTCGATCAACACGGCCTGATCGGGCAGGTTCGGCCCACGGTCCCAGCGCAGCCACGGGGTGATGTAATAGATCCCCAGCGTCACGGCCATGATCCACCACTTCAGGGTGCGGAAACTGCCTTTGACGCGGCGCGGAAAGATCGGCTCGCGGGCAATATACAGGCTGGCGGGTTCGGGTGCGGGCGATGACAAGGCGGACTCCGGGGTTCATGACCTGTGGCGGGTATCGCCGTTTAAGCCCGCGCATTCCTTGACATGCATCAAATCGGCATCTGCGATGCAGCTTTGGGCTGCGACATTCGCGCACGCCAACGATTTTTCTGCGAAAAATCAGGCGCATCAAAGGGGGCAAGGTAAGCCGCCTGATTTTTCGCAGAAAAATCGTTGGCGGCAGGATGCAAAAGGGCGGGGCCACGGATGGCCCCGCAGTCAGGGGAAGGACAGCATCGGCGCACCCATGGGAAACGCGCGAACAGGTGCGCCGATGCCGGACCCGGCGGAAGGGAAGGTCGCCGCCGGGGTTGGTTTACTCGCCGCCGCCGCGCGAATGGACATAGGCGGCAACTGCGCGGATCTCGTCCTCGCTCAGACGCGCAGCCCAGGGGGGCATCACGCCGAAGCGGGCATAGGTGACGGTGTGGTTGATCGTTGCGCGATCACCGCCATAGAGCCAGATCGCATCGGTCAGGTTCGGCGCACCGACAGTGCGGTCGCCCTTGCCCTGCTCGCCGTGGCAGGCCGCGCAATTGTCGGCAAAGACCGTCGCACCCTCGGCAGCCTTGGCAGCGTCATGATCCTGCCCCGAGATGGCCAGCACATGTTCGACCACCGCGTCGATCTGCGCCGGTTCCAGCAACCCGTCCACGCCGAATTTCGGCATTTCCGAATAGCGGGCATCGGGGTCCATCGTGTTCCTGATACCATGGGTGATCGTGGTATGGATCGCCTCCATATCGCCGCCCCAGAGCCAGTCGTTGTCCAAGAGGTTGGGATAGCCCTTGCCCTGAACCCCTGCCGCGCCCGAGCCGTGGCACTGCGCGCAGTTGTTGCGGAACACCGAGGCCCCCGCCGGTTCTGCATAGGCCATCAAGGCCTTGTCCGCAGGAATCGCCGTCAGGTCAGCCGCGACGAGGCTTGCCTTTATGTCGGCGTTGGCGGCATCGAAGCGGTCGATCTCGGCCTGCACATCGGCGCGGGTCGAGGCCTGCAACAGGCCCGGTGTCGCACCCTTGATCAGTGGCCATGCCGGATAGGCGATGACATAGCCGATCGACCATATGATGGTCAGGTAGAACACCCAGACCCACCAGCGTGGCAGCGGGTTGTTCAGCTCTTCGATGCCGTCCCAGCTATGTCCGGTGGTGCCGACCTCTTGGGTCGGCTTTTTGGTGATTTGCTTGGCGCACATCGCTCACGCCTCCACTTTGCCGCGACGGTCGTCGGCGGCAGGTTTCGTGTCATTGCGGAAGATCGTGGCGGCTGCGTCGTCATGCAGCCGCTTCGATCCGGGACGATAGGCGAAAAAGATCACGCCCACGAAAACCGCCGTCAGGGCGACCAGCGCCCAGCTGTCGGCGATGAAGCGCAGAAAACCATAGGTATCCATCGGCTTTCCCCTTT
Protein-coding sequences here:
- the ccoP gene encoding cytochrome-c oxidase, cbb3-type subunit III codes for the protein MCAKQITKKPTQEVGTTGHSWDGIEELNNPLPRWWVWVFYLTIIWSIGYVIAYPAWPLIKGATPGLLQASTRADVQAEIDRFDAANADIKASLVAADLTAIPADKALMAYAEPAGASVFRNNCAQCHGSGAAGVQGKGYPNLLDNDWLWGGDMEAIHTTITHGIRNTMDPDARYSEMPKFGVDGLLEPAQIDAVVEHVLAISGQDHDAAKAAEGATVFADNCAACHGEQGKGDRTVGAPNLTDAIWLYGGDRATINHTVTYARFGVMPPWAARLSEDEIRAVAAYVHSRGGGE
- a CDS encoding cbb3-type cytochrome c oxidase subunit 3, which produces MDTYGFLRFIADSWALVALTAVFVGVIFFAYRPGSKRLHDDAAATIFRNDTKPAADDRRGKVEA